The window CCCGGTACGCCGAGGCGATCGCCGCCACTGTACGGGCCGGCCGGGGCGCGGTCGCGGTGCTACCGGACGGACGCGACGTCGACCGGCTCGACGCGGCCCTGCGTTCGGCCCTGGGCGAAGGCCGGCACGTGGTGCTCACCGCGGCGCTCGGCCCGGCCCGACGCTACCGGGCGTTCCTCGCGGCGAACCGCGGCCAGGTCAAGGTGGTCGTCGGCACCCGGGCGGCGATGTTCGCCCCGGTCGCCGACCTGGGCCTGGTCGCCATCTGGGACGACGGCGACGACGTGCACGCCGAACCGCGCGCCCCCTACCCGCACGCCCGCGAGGTCCTGCTGACCCGGGCACAGCTGGGCGGGGTCGCGGCGCTGCTCGGCGGTTTCGCCCGCTCCGGTGAGGCACAGCAGCTCGTCGAAACCGGCTGGGCCCGGGAGATCGTCGCCGCCCGGGCAACTGTCCGGCGACGTGCCCCACGGGTCACCCCGGCCGGCGACGATGCCCAGTTGGCCCGCGACGCCGGTGCCGCCACCGCCCGGCTGCCCAGCCTGGCCTTCGCCACCGCCCGTACGGCGTTGCAGGCCGGGATGCCGGTGCTGGTGCAGGTGCCCCGGCGCGGCTACCTGCCGGCGGTGTCCTGCGCGGACTGCCGGACCCCGGCCCGCTGCCCGCACTGCGCCGGCCCGCTGGCCCTGCCGGCTGCTACCGCCACCGCGCAGTGCCGCTGGTGCGGCCGGCCGGCCGCCGGCTACGCCTGCCCGCACTGCCACGGGCGGCGGCTACGGGCGTCGGTGACCGGCGCCCGGCGTACCGCCGAGGAGCTGGGCCGGGCGTTCCCCGGCACCACGGTGCGGACCTCCGGCCGCGACGAGGTGCTCACCGTGGTGCCGGCCGAACCGGCGGTGGTGGTCGCCACCCCCGGGGCCGAGCCGGTGGCCGACGGCGGCTACGGCGCCGTACTGCTGCTGGACACCTGGGCGTTGCTGACCCGGGCCGACCTGCGGGCGGCGGAGGAGGCACTACGCCGCTGGCTGTCCGCCGCCGCGTTGGCCCGGTCGGCGGCCGACGGCGGCCGGGTGGTGGTGGTCGCCGACGGTGGGCTCGCCCCGGTGCAGGCGCTGCTGCGCTGGGACCCCGGCTGGTTCGCCGCCCGGGAGCTGGCCGACCGGCGGGAGCTGGGTTTCCCGCCGGCGGCCCGGATGGCCAGCGTGACCGGTCCGGCCGAGGCGGTGGCCGAACTGCTGGCCGCGTTGCGGATGCCGGACGGTGCCGAACTGCTCGGTCCGGTGCCGGCGGCCGACGGACAGGAACGGATGTTGATCCGGGTCCGCCGGTCGCAAGCGGCCGAACTGGCCCGGCAGCTGCGGCTGGCAGCCGGTACCCGTACCGCCCGCCGGGCCGGGCAGCCGGTACGCATCCAGATCGACCCGCTCGACCTGCTCTAGATGATCGATTCCAAGGGGTCAGTGGTCGAATGCGGTCAGGGAGCGCAGGGTCGGTTGGCCGGTGTGCCAGTTGTGCCAGATCGCGGCGGTCAGGGCGAGGACGCGTTGCAGGACCCGGACGGCGACGCCGGTGATGGTCCGGCCGCCGTGCTGTTCGAGGTCGAGTTGGCTTTTGAAGGTCTGGTTGACTGATTCGATGGTCTGCCGGACGGCGCGGAGCAGGCCCCGGCCGGGTCGTGCGGGTTCGGTGCGGTACGCGGGGCGTACGACGGTGACATCGTTGTCGTTGAGCCAGATTTCGGTGTCGCGGTCGCGGTAGCCCTTGTCCACGACCAGGATCACCCCGTCGGGGTGGTGGAACATGCCGGGTTGCAGGGTGACCAGGTCGATGAGGACTTCACGTTCGTCGGTCTTGGCGTTGGTGAGGGCGAACGCGACCGGCAGTCCGTGGACCGTGGTGACCAGGTGCAGGCGTAGTCCCCAGAACAGCCGGGAGTGGGAGGCGCAGTAGCCGTAGCCGGCCCAGCCGGCCAGGTCGGAACGCTGCACCGTCTCGCGGGATGTGCCGCAGGGCACGGGTGTGGAGTCGGCGATCCGGATCGGGTGCCGCCACGGGTCGGTGTCGGTGGCGAGCACCGTGATGAAGTGGGCCAGTTGGGTGGTCAGCGCTCGCAGCCGTTTGTTGTAGCCGGGCTGTTTGGGCAGGTGGGGGAACAGGTGGATGATGGATTTGCGGGCGTAGCGGATCCAGCGGGTCTCGTTGTGGTAGCCGAGTAGTGCCTGCATCACTGACACCGTGATGAGTTCGGCGTCGGTGATCCGGGCGGTGATGCCGACCGCTGGACGCCACCGGTTGAGGTGCGGGGACGCCTTCAGTTCGTCGTCGATCCTGACGTACAGTGCGGTCGCGAGGGTGTCCAGATCGACGTGCACGTGGCCTCCATGGTTTCGCTGCCTAGGCAACGTTGATCATGGATGCCCTCGCGTCCGCTTGCTACCCCGTATCCCTTGGAATCGATCATCTAGCTGGCTTTAGCCAGACGAGGGACGTGCACGGGAGTTCGTCTGGGTATGGGCTTGGCGTCGGCGTAGGCTGCGCCGGGTGACGAGGACGAGGCGATCATGGGGTTCGGACAGGGCGGCGGCGGATGCCTCCTACGCGGCGGCGTTCGACCGGTTGTTCGTTCAGGGTCGTGACGCGGTCCTGTCTGGGACGCACTACCGGGACACGCCACCGGTTGAGGGTGGCCGGTGGGGTATGTCGGTGGTGTTCGTTCCCGGTACGGACAGTGCGCTGAGGCTGGCTGCGGTGACCGCCGAGGTGATGAAGCTGGCAGGTCCGGGTCATTGGCCGACCGGCGCCCCGGAGGCGGTGCATTTCACGGTCCGAGCCATTGAGGTTCATCGCCGCGATGTTCCTGTGGGTGATGCGCTGGTGGGTCGGTGTGCGGCTGCACTGGGTCGGGCGGCTGCGGAGTGTCGGCCAGCCCGGTTCAGGCTCAGCGGGGTGACGCTCACGCCGTCTGGGGTGATGGCATGTGCGTTTCCCCATGACGACGCTGCTGACGGGTTCGCTGATCGGCTGGGTGAGGAGTTGGGGTCCGACGGCTGGTTCGAGGACAGCTATCACCGTGACATCTGGTACGCCACGCTGGTGCACTTCACCGGTGAGGTCCGCAATCGGCAAGGGCTGGTGGACTGGGTCGCCAGGCGGCGGGATCTGAATCTGGGTGAGGCCGCCGTCGACAGGGCGGAACTGCTGCGGTTTCGGCACAACGGCCGGCAGCCGGTACGGGTTGGGCTTGGACACGCGCGACTCGACGGAGTGTCTGTCGCGGCTTTCGTTTCAGATCGCCGGTAGCCGGTGGGGCGGCAGGCACCGCCCCACCAGGAGGGTGACGGTCATGCGCGGTAGCCGAGGCTGAGGGCGGTCCAGCCGGCGGCTATCCAGCGGGGCACGGTGGTGAGGTCATGGCGGTCCGGGGCGCCAGTACCAGCGCGCCCCGGACCGGTGCGGCTCTCGTCGATCAGCTGAAACAGGTCGGGGAGATTGCGGTGTACCCGACGTAGAGAACGCCGCTGGCGTTGATGTCAACGGTGCTGCCCTTGCGTTTCCCGCTTGCCCAGACAGCGCGGCCAGCCAGGTTGTAGACGACAAAGTTTCCGTCGTTCTGGTACACCGCACGCTTTCCGCTGCCGGTGGTCTTTGCGCTCCAACAGGCCCGCTTCGTCTTGACGTTGCGGAGTACGAGATTCCCGTCGCTCTGCATGGTCAGCCGGACCTGGGACTTGTCGGAAATTGTCCGCTGGATGTAGTCACCGTGGTGCAACTGCTCGCCCTTGTCGAGCTTGGTGCCGAGGTTTGCGGCCTGCGCCGGGGAGAGGGTGATGCCGATCATGACGGCGACGGTGCTGGCGAGCGCCAGTAGGCGCCGGATGTCTCGTCTAACGGGGTGCATTTTTCGTCCCTTCGGTTGCGGAATTGCAAATCCGACAGGCGCTGGGTGAAAAGTGCGTGTTGCCGGATCTGAACTCCAGGTCTGTCTGTCTACCTACCAGGGTCGAGATCCACCGATCATTCGGCCAGGATCTGAACCGGCACTTGGCCGGAACTTGCATCGCTTGGCAAGGCGGTTAGGGCTTGCTTCACCTTTCTTCGATGCCCGATGCTGTCATAAAATGTGTAAAAATGGTAAAAAAATGATGGTTAGGGGACGGTGAAGCGGGTCGGCGGTGACGCTGGTGCTAGCTTGATCTTTAACCTGTGCGGCGTGGTCTGGGATTGGCCGATTTCTTCTTTCTGGAGGTCGTCTTCCCGGTTTGGCTGCTGGTGACGGTGTGGACGTCGTAGCGGCGGGTGGGGTGACGGTTGGGTGTGCCGGGTGGTCGTCCGGGGCCTGGCCGGGTGGGTTTCGGCGCGCTGGCGGGGCAGGTGCTTGTCGGACGTAGGTGCCGAAATCCGCGGCGGACCCGGGATGGGGTGAGCCGTTCGGGTGGCGCTGGTCGTTCCCATGGGTGACGCAGGTCGGCGGCCAGTGGCCGGGCCAGCCTCAGCTGCGTGTAGGCGGCGATGATCAGCCAGGTCCACCGGTCGGCGGCGTGCGGGTCGCGCAGTTTCGGCACTGTCCAGCCGAGGGTCTGCTTGAACAGCCGGAACGTGTGCTCGATGTCGAAGCGGCGTAGGAACGCCTGCCACAACAGGTCGATCATCGCCGGATCCGGGCTGGGATCGTGGCCCGGCTCGTGGTCGATACCGGTGGACCACCACAACCATACCGGTTTCGCGGTCGCGCCCGACGGCAGCCGCCCGACGTCGAGACGGATCACGGTGCCTTCCAGGATCGGCAGTGCAGGGCAGTCGGTCCAGGCCGCGCGGCGGGTCAGTCTCGGATGCAAGCGGTGCCAGGCTCGGGCGGTGACGGTGCCGTAGAGGCGGGTATCGGTCACCGTGGTCACATCCGGGGCACCCCAACTGCGGGGGTCGCCGAAGATGAACTCGGCGCCGTGGCGGGGCAGCCGGCCCCGCCGGCCGGGCAGCGGTGGTGGCGCGGGTCGGCGCAGGACCCTGTCCGAGCGCAGCCTGGCCAGGACGCGCACCGGCAGGTCCCGCAGCAGCCAGGCCAGGCGGGCCGCGTCGTAGCCTGCGTCCATCACCACCCAGACCTGCGGATCGCCGGGCCGCCAATGGCCGGCGGCGATCAACCGGCCGACCACGTCCCGCAACTGGGCGGCGGTCACCGCCGCCAGATCCGCACCCGGAGCCAAGCGGACCGCGTCCAGCGGTGCGGTCCACGAGGTGCGGCCGGTCTCCAACGCCACAACGAACGCATACGGCCAGCCCGGAACTCCGATGTGCTGGTCCCTGCCACGGCCGTAGGTGTGACACAGGATCCGCTCCGGCGACGTGTGCGCCTCCGGCCGCAGCCAGCACGTCACATCCACGGCCAGGACGAGCCGCCCGTCAGCCGCCCGCGGCGGCGGCACCGCCGCCACCGCCGTACGCAGCCGTTGCACGTCAACCCGCCCGGCGGCCAAGGCGTCGTACAACGCGCCGTGCCCACGGCGGTACTCCGCTACCAGCGACAACCCGGGCAACGACCGCACCGGCCCATCCGCGCACAACACCGCGTCGGTCAACTCGAACAACGCATCCGACCGCCGTGACAGGGCCTGGTGGAAGTCCCGCCGAAACCCGGCCAACACCTCCGCCGGATCCCTCACCGGCCCGGTCGAGACAGAGCCGGGTAACACCAGCCCACTCAGATGGTCCAAAATCGTGGCCACGGCCACCGCCTTGATCTCGCGTCCTTGCCAGGGAACCCGAAGATCATCAACGGTGGCCGTTCCCACGTCAGCCCGACACGCCGGAATCCTCACAGGAGCAACCGGCGCCCGCCACCGACGGGTTAAAAATCAAGCTAGCCGAAGCGTGGGTCGGGCGCGGGATATAGGGCTGCGAACTCGTGATCCTCCACGATGCCGAGCCCGGCGAGTATCGTGTCCGACCGCTCCCAGTGCTCCTGCGCGGCATGGCTGTCACCCGTGCAGCTCCGGGCGTGACCAAGTACCAGGTGGATGCGGGCCTGTCCGAGCTGGTGGCCCGTCTCGGTCTGGATGGCAAGCGCCTCCTCGCCCATGGCTCGTGCCTGACCGGCGTCGCCCTCGCTGAGGTGGAGTACGGCGAGGCCGGTAAGCGCCTGTCCGTGCAGGAGACGGAACTCGCAGTTCCGGGTAATTACGAGAGCCTGACCCAGCTGGTTGCGGGTCTCTTCATGGTTGTTGAGTCGCTGGTAGGCGGCTGCCAGGCCGATGAGCGCCTCGGCCTGGACCCTGACGAGATGGATCTCCCGTGCCACCTGTAGCGCGCGCCGGTGGTGCTCAAAGGCCTGCTCGAGATGGCCGAGCCTGCAGTGAACTGTGGCGTGGGTGTTGCGGGTGTGGGCTTCGAGCCCTCGGTCGCCGAGTTCCTGGGCGATGGCTATGGCGGACCGCGAAAGCTCGATCTTCGGTGTGGCCGTGTCTCGATGAAGCGCGGCAAGGCATCGCAGGGCCTCCGCCTCTCCAGCCAGGTCCCCCACCAGCCGGTGCACCGCCAGGCCTTCGGTCAACTGTCCACGTGCCCGGTGGAAATCGCCCAGAACGTGGTAGGCCTCACCGAGCTCCCGCAGAGTGACTGCCTCCAGCGTTCGTCGGCCGTACCGACGATGCATGGCCAATGCCTGTGAGTGGTGGTCCACAGCGGTCGCCAACTGACCCAGCGCCCGGTAGACGCTGCCGAGATTTCCGAGCTGCAGGGCTACACCATCGCCTTTGCCGAGCTGGTGGGCCAGCGCCAAGGCCTGCGCGTAGCAATCGGCGGCTTCTCGCAGCCGTCCACATTCCCGGTGCACCTCGCCGAGATTGTTCAGGACCGCAGATCTGACCTTGGGTAGCCCGACCTGCTCTGCAATCACCGAAGCAAACTGGTAATGCTCGATTGCTCGTGGATAGTGGTAGATGGAAAGGTAGGCGTCGGCGAGGTTGATCTGTGCGGCAGCCTCGCCATCGGCAGCTCTGTCGGTACGTGCCGCCGACAGTGCGGCCTCCCCGACAGCCAACCAGCCGACCACGTCCCGACACAGCCAGAAATACCCACGCAAGGCATCGCCAAGCCGCCACGCCATTTGTCGGGGGCCGTACATCGCCGCCCATCTCACCATGGCGACCAGGCTGGCCCGTTCACCATCGAGCCAGGCCAGTGCCTGAGAATGGTCGTGAAGCGAGACCGTCGCCACTGTCGGGTCGACGGTCGGAGGCAGCCTCAACTTCTCCGGATACAGCAGCTGGGCCGCTACGTCGACGGAGTTGAGGTAGTAGGCATAAACGCCCGCGAGAGCAGCGTCACGAGCGGCATCTGACTCTTCGTGCTCAGCTCGGTTCGATGCGTAGCGGCGGATCAAGTCGTGACATGTGTACCGGCCGACTGCGTGCTCCGTGACCAGGTGGGCGTCGGCCAGCATCTCCAGCGAACTGCGAGCCTGATCGATGCTGATGTCAGCGAGCGCTGCAGCGGCCTCTGCGGTGACATCCGGGCCGGGCGTGAGCCCCACCAATCGAAACAGCCGACGGGCGGACCCGGGCAGGCGGTCGTAGGAGAGGTCGAACGCGACGGTGACGGCGCTGCGTGCATCGCCGGCCACCGCCAGAGTCGTCGCCGGGTCACCGCTTCGCAGCCGAGCCGTGTATTCCGCGATGGGGTGCTTCGGTCGGCCGGCCAGGTTCGCGGCGGCGATCCGCAGGGCCAACGGCAGATAGCTACACAGCCGCGCGAGTTCCGCGGTCGGTCCGTGCTCGGCCTCGACCCGTTCGGCGCCTAACATGCGGGTCAGCAGAGCATGAGCTTCCTCACTGGTGAGCACATCCAGGCTGAGTCGGCGGGCGCCGTCGATTGCAACCAGTCCGCCAAGCTGGTCCCGGCTGGTCACCACCACGACGGATCGGGCCCCGCCGGGAAGCAACGGCCGGACCTGTTCGGCGCTGGCTGCGTTGTCCAACAGGATCAACATCTGCTTGCCTGCCAGCAGGCTCCGGTACGCTGCGGCCGCCTCGTCCGTCGCGGCCGGTACCTGCTCCACCGGCATGCCGAGGGCATGAAGGAACCGGGCCAAGGCCTCGACCGGCGCGAGTGGCGGATCGAGCGAATACCCGCGTAGATCTATGTACAGCTGCCCGTCCGGGAATCGATCGGCCATCCGGTGCGCCCAGTGCACGGCGAGGGCGGTCTTGCCCGGTCCCCGGTTCTAGCACATAGTTGGTGCATGGACATTGATACTCCTCCAACGGTTGTGGATCTGTACCTTCGCTTGTCTGACCTGCGGGTCGAGGACTTGAACAGCGATGGTGAGAGCAAGGGGCTCGTGGAACACGAGCGGTTGTTGCGGGACCGTGCGGGTCAGCTCGGGTGGACGGTCGGTGAGGTCATTGTCGAGAACGACATGGCTAACGGCAAGCCTAAACCGGCGTCGGCGTTCAAACGGCGCAAGATCCGGCTGCCGGACGGGTCGACGGTGTTGCGGGTGATCCGGCCGGGGTTCACCCGGTTGTTGGACCGGGTGCGGGGCCGTCGGTCGCAGGCGGTGTTGGCGGTGGACCTGGACCGGGCGGTGCGTGATCCTCGGGATCTGGAGGACATGATCGATGCCGTTCAGGAGACGGGTGCGAACGCGCAGTCGTTGTCGGGGTCGTTGCGGTTCACCGATGGGGGTACGGATTCGGAGATCACTCTGGCGCGGGTGATGGTGACGATGGCGAACAAGGCCAGCCGGGACACGGGGCGGCGGGTCCGTGGGGAGCGGTTGCGGCAGGCGATGCACGGTCAGTGGGGTGGGGGTCGGCGGCCGTTCGGGTTCTGTGGTGGTCCGCCGCCGGTCGGGACCGGTGACCCTGGCCAGTATGTGTGCTCGTGGCACGGTGGCCGGGACTGTCAGAGCGGTGTCACGCGTGTCGAGGTGGAGGCGTCGGTGATCGAGGACTGTTCACAGCGGCTGCTGCAGGGGGCGTCCTTGCGGTCGTTGGCGGCGGAGTTGCGGGCGGGGTCGGTGTCGACGGTGGGTGGTGCGGCGTGGTCCGCCGAGGGGTTGCGGGACATTCTGCTGCGTCCGCGTAACGCGGGGTTCATGGTGTACGGCGGGCAGATCCTGGAGGGGGTGGTCGCGCCGTGGAAGCCGATCGTCGATCCGGCGGTGTTCTTCGCCGTGCGGGATCTGTTGACGGATCCGTCCCGGCGGTCCGGGCCGGGGGCGGCGGCACGGTGGGTGGGGTCGGGGATCTACCGGTGCGGGGTGTGTCTTCCGCCGGGTGTGGAGACGGAGCGTCCGGTGACGGTTCATGTCACCGTCGCGGGGCGTGCGCCTCGGTACACGTGTAAGGCGCGTAACCATCTGGCCCGTAATCAGGCGCATGTGGACGCGGCGGTGTTCGCGCATGTGGTGTACGCGGTGACGCATCCGCGTGCGTTCGAGTTGCTGGCCGAGCCTGCCCCGCAGGTCGATGTGGAGGGGTTACGGGCGCAGCGGGCCGCGATCCAGCAACGCGTGAAGCGGATTCTGGCGGATGAGTTGCGGGGGTTGGAGACTCGGGAGTACGCACGGGACGCCCGGCGTGAGGCCGCCGCGATGGTCGCCGAGATCGACGCCCAGTTGCACGCGAACGTGGGTAGTGATCCGTTGTCGCCGTTGGTGAATGCCCCGGACCCGGTGGCGGCGTGGCGCGACGCGCCTCTCGCTGACAAGCGGGTGGTGATCGACCGGCTGATGACCGTCACGATTCTGCCGTCCGGGCGGAAGGGCCGCGGGTTC is drawn from Micromonospora sp. Llam0 and contains these coding sequences:
- a CDS encoding primosomal protein N', whose translation is MCVDVPLPHLDRPFDYLVPAELDDGVQPGTRVRVRFAGQLVAGWVLDRVAASGHDGKLAFLDKLVSPERVLSADIAALARTVADRYAGHLADVLRLAVPPRHARVEQEPSEPESGPATAPTDAAPPDAVSTDAVSTDAVPTDAVPTDAVPTDAVPTDADGWAAYPSGPAFLRAVADGRPARAVWAPLPGEDWPARYAEAIAATVRAGRGAVAVLPDGRDVDRLDAALRSALGEGRHVVLTAALGPARRYRAFLAANRGQVKVVVGTRAAMFAPVADLGLVAIWDDGDDVHAEPRAPYPHAREVLLTRAQLGGVAALLGGFARSGEAQQLVETGWAREIVAARATVRRRAPRVTPAGDDAQLARDAGAATARLPSLAFATARTALQAGMPVLVQVPRRGYLPAVSCADCRTPARCPHCAGPLALPAATATAQCRWCGRPAAGYACPHCHGRRLRASVTGARRTAEELGRAFPGTTVRTSGRDEVLTVVPAEPAVVVATPGAEPVADGGYGAVLLLDTWALLTRADLRAAEEALRRWLSAAALARSAADGGRVVVVADGGLAPVQALLRWDPGWFAARELADRRELGFPPAARMASVTGPAEAVAELLAALRMPDGAELLGPVPAADGQERMLIRVRRSQAAELARQLRLAAGTRTARRAGQPVRIQIDPLDLL
- a CDS encoding IS982 family transposase → MHVDLDTLATALYVRIDDELKASPHLNRWRPAVGITARITDAELITVSVMQALLGYHNETRWIRYARKSIIHLFPHLPKQPGYNKRLRALTTQLAHFITVLATDTDPWRHPIRIADSTPVPCGTSRETVQRSDLAGWAGYGYCASHSRLFWGLRLHLVTTVHGLPVAFALTNAKTDEREVLIDLVTLQPGMFHHPDGVILVVDKGYRDRDTEIWLNDNDVTVVRPAYRTEPARPGRGLLRAVRQTIESVNQTFKSQLDLEQHGGRTITGVAVRVLQRVLALTAAIWHNWHTGQPTLRSLTAFDH
- a CDS encoding NF041680 family putative transposase, whose amino-acid sequence is MRDPAEVLAGFRRDFHQALSRRSDALFELTDAVLCADGPVRSLPGLSLVAEYRRGHGALYDALAAGRVDVQRLRTAVAAVPPPRAADGRLVLAVDVTCWLRPEAHTSPERILCHTYGRGRDQHIGVPGWPYAFVVALETGRTSWTAPLDAVRLAPGADLAAVTAAQLRDVVGRLIAAGHWRPGDPQVWVVMDAGYDAARLAWLLRDLPVRVLARLRSDRVLRRPAPPPLPGRRGRLPRHGAEFIFGDPRSWGAPDVTTVTDTRLYGTVTARAWHRLHPRLTRRAAWTDCPALPILEGTVIRLDVGRLPSGATAKPVWLWWSTGIDHEPGHDPSPDPAMIDLLWQAFLRRFDIEHTFRLFKQTLGWTVPKLRDPHAADRWTWLIIAAYTQLRLARPLAADLRHPWERPAPPERLTPSRVRRGFRHLRPTSTCPASAPKPTRPGPGRPPGTPNRHPTRRYDVHTVTSSQTGKTTSRKKKSANPRPRRTG
- a CDS encoding tetratricopeptide repeat protein, with product MADRFPDGQLYIDLRGYSLDPPLAPVEALARFLHALGMPVEQVPAATDEAAAAYRSLLAGKQMLILLDNAASAEQVRPLLPGGARSVVVVTSRDQLGGLVAIDGARRLSLDVLTSEEAHALLTRMLGAERVEAEHGPTAELARLCSYLPLALRIAAANLAGRPKHPIAEYTARLRSGDPATTLAVAGDARSAVTVAFDLSYDRLPGSARRLFRLVGLTPGPDVTAEAAAALADISIDQARSSLEMLADAHLVTEHAVGRYTCHDLIRRYASNRAEHEESDAARDAALAGVYAYYLNSVDVAAQLLYPEKLRLPPTVDPTVATVSLHDHSQALAWLDGERASLVAMVRWAAMYGPRQMAWRLGDALRGYFWLCRDVVGWLAVGEAALSAARTDRAADGEAAAQINLADAYLSIYHYPRAIEHYQFASVIAEQVGLPKVRSAVLNNLGEVHRECGRLREAADCYAQALALAHQLGKGDGVALQLGNLGSVYRALGQLATAVDHHSQALAMHRRYGRRTLEAVTLRELGEAYHVLGDFHRARGQLTEGLAVHRLVGDLAGEAEALRCLAALHRDTATPKIELSRSAIAIAQELGDRGLEAHTRNTHATVHCRLGHLEQAFEHHRRALQVAREIHLVRVQAEALIGLAAAYQRLNNHEETRNQLGQALVITRNCEFRLLHGQALTGLAVLHLSEGDAGQARAMGEEALAIQTETGHQLGQARIHLVLGHARSCTGDSHAAQEHWERSDTILAGLGIVEDHEFAALYPAPDPRFG
- a CDS encoding recombinase family protein; amino-acid sequence: MSDLRVEDLNSDGESKGLVEHERLLRDRAGQLGWTVGEVIVENDMANGKPKPASAFKRRKIRLPDGSTVLRVIRPGFTRLLDRVRGRRSQAVLAVDLDRAVRDPRDLEDMIDAVQETGANAQSLSGSLRFTDGGTDSEITLARVMVTMANKASRDTGRRVRGERLRQAMHGQWGGGRRPFGFCGGPPPVGTGDPGQYVCSWHGGRDCQSGVTRVEVEASVIEDCSQRLLQGASLRSLAAELRAGSVSTVGGAAWSAEGLRDILLRPRNAGFMVYGGQILEGVVAPWKPIVDPAVFFAVRDLLTDPSRRSGPGAAARWVGSGIYRCGVCLPPGVETERPVTVHVTVAGRAPRYTCKARNHLARNQAHVDAAVFAHVVYAVTHPRAFELLAEPAPQVDVEGLRAQRAAIQQRVKRILADELRGLETREYARDARREAAAMVAEIDAQLHANVGSDPLSPLVNAPDPVAAWRDAPLADKRVVIDRLMTVTILPSGRKGRGFDPTTVRIEPKHDLGTLAAV